Sequence from the Nocardioides exalbidus genome:
CGGCGGCGTGCATCGCCTTGACCATCGCCTTGAACTCCTGGACCTGCTGGCCCTGCTGGCTCGAGGCGTAGTCGGCGTGCGGGGCGAAGAAGCCGAGGGTGTTGTAGCCCCAGTAGTTGCGCAGGCCCTGGTCGAGGAGCGTGGAGTCCTGGACGAACTGGTGCACCGGCATCAGCTCGATCGCGGTCACGCCCAGCTTGGTGAGGTGGGCGGTGATCGAGGGGTGCGCGAGCCCGGCGTAGGTGCCGCGCTGCTCCTCGGGCACGTCGGGGTGCAGCTGGGTGAGGCCCTTGACGTGCGCCTCGTAGATGAAGGACTCGTTGTAGGGGATGGCGAGGCGGCGGTCGCCCTCCCAGTCGAAGAACGGGTTGATCACGACGCCGTGCGTCATGTGCGCGGCCGAGTCGTCGTCGTTCCTGCTGTCCTCCTCGCCGAAGTCGTAGCCGAAGAGCGACTGGTCCCAGTCGATCTCACCGGCGGTCGCCTTGGCGTAGGGGTCGAGCAGCAGCTTGTTCGGGTTGCAGCGCAGCCCCTTGGTCGGGTCCCACGGCCCGTGGACGCGATAGCCGTAGCGCTGGCCGGGCTGGACGGTGGGGATGTAGCAGTGCCACACGTAGGCGTCGACCTCGGTGACCTCGAGCTTCGTCTCGACGAAGGCGCCGGGCTGCTCGGGGTCGGGCTCGAACAGGCACAGCTCGACGCGCTCCGCGACCTCGCTGAAGAGCGCGAAGTTGGTGCCGCTGCCGTCGAAGGTCGCGCCGAGGGGGTAGGCCGTTCCGGGCCAGGTCTCCGTCATGACGACGACGCTACCGGCGACCGGCCGGTAGTCGTTCCTCGCTCATCCAGTGGGGTGGGGTCCGAGCGACCACCGTCACCCGACCGCGCGCGCTGGCGGGCACACTGGACGACGTGGCCGCTCGACTGCTCCCCTCCCTGTCCCCGCAGCGTCGGCGACTGGTGGTCGGGGCCGTTGTGCTCGCGCTCGTCGCGGTGGTCGGCATCGTCGTCGCCGTCGTCGTACGCCGTGGGCCGTCGGTGGAGCCCGTCGCGCAGGACCGGCCGGGACCAGTGCTGCTGGTGCCGGGTTTCGGCGGCTCGACCGCCGCGCTGGAGGTGCTCGCTGCGGACCTCGAGTCCACCGGTCGCGACGTCAGGATCGTGCCGGCGCGGGGCAACGGGACCGGCGACCTGCGGGTCCGCGCCGCGGACCTCGGTCGCGCGGTCGACGCGGCGCTGGCGGAGACCGGGGCGCCGTCGGTCGACGTCGTCGGCTACTCCGCGGGCGGCGTCGTGCTGCGGCTCTACGTCGCCGACCTCGGTGGTGGCTCGACGGTCCGGCGTGCGGTGACCCTGTCCTCCCCGCACCACGGCACCGACCTCGCGGGCCTGGCCGCCTCCTTCGGCGCCGAGACCTGCCCGGAGGCCTGTCAGCAGCTGGCCCCGGACTCCGACCTGCTCCGCGACCTCAACGCCGGTGACGAGACCCCGCGGGGTCCGGTCTGGGTCGCGCTGTGGACCGAGGACGACAAGACCGTCGTCCCGCCGACCTCCGGCGAGCTCGACGGAGCCCTCGACTACGCCGTGCAGAGCGTGTGCCCCGACCTCACCGTGGGCCATCCCGACGTGCCCCGCACCCCGGCGGTGGTCGCGATGGTCGAGGCGGCCCTCGGTCCGGAGGCGCCCGCGAGGCCGGACTCCCGGGTCTGCTCGCACGAGCTCAGTCGGTGATGTCCTTGGTGGTGAAGCTCGCCCAGGCCGCGCCGAGGAAGACGACGACGTAGGCGCCCTGCACCAGCACCCCGCGCAGCACGTCGTCCCACCGGATCGGGTCGCGGAAGAGGTCGACGAACGCCAGCCAGTGCCGGGTCAGCAGGTAGGGGTGCAGCGCCTGCGCCGCGTCGAGCGTGAGCAGCAGCGTCGAGGCCACCAGCAGGGTCATCGCACCCATCGCCGCGCCGAGCGGTGAGCGCGCCACGGTCGACAGGAACAGGGCGATGGCGGCGACACCCAGCATGCAGAGCATCGCGTAGCCGAAGGCCAGGCCCGTCCGGCCCACCAGCTCGGGCGTCGACATGGGCGTGCCCGAGACGCTCGTCGTGGGTCCCGTGACGGTGACCGTCTGGTCGCCCAGCAGGAGCAGCCCGACGACGTACGACGTCACCGCGACGACGAGCACGGTGACCACGACGAACGCCATGACGGCCACCAGCTTGGCCACGAGCAGGCGGGTCCGGCCGACCGGGCGGATCAGCAGGTAGCGCAGCGTGCCCTGCTGCGCCTCTCCCGCGATCGCCTCCCCCGCGGTGAGGGCCACGGCGATCGGCAGGAAGAGGGGCAGCACCATCGCGAGCGCGGCCAGCGGGAAGAGCGTCCCGTCGGTCAGCACGGCGGACAGGAAGGCCGGCCCGGTGCCGGGACGCGGCCCGAGGTCGGTGATGGCGAGCAGCACGGCCACCAGCGTGGGCAGCGCGTCGATGATCGCGATCGTGCCCCAGGTGCGCCGGTTGCGCAGCAGCTTGGCGAGCTCGGCCCGGATCACGCGCGCGCCCCCTCACGACCGAAGCGGTCCGTGCCGGAGGTCGTGGCCGCGAGCACCACGTCCTCGAGGCGTCGCCGTTCCGGACCCAGCTGCGTGACGCGTACGCCGCCCTCCACCAGGCGCGCGTTGAGGTCGGCGGGCTCGAGTCCGCGGACCAGCAGCCGCCCACCCCCGTCTGAAGCCTCGTCGGATGCCTCGACCTCGACGTGCGCCGTCGCGAGCAGGCTCCGGGCCAGGTCCAGGTCCGGGGTGTGCACCTCGGTGCGCCCGGTGGGGCCGCGCAGTGCGTCCATCTGGTCCTGCAGCACGAGCCGTCCGCCGTCCAGCACGCCGACCCGGGTGCACATCTGCTCGATCTCGCCGAGCAGGTGGCTGGAGAGGAACACGGTCGTCCCCTCGCGGTTGAGCTCCAGCAGCAGCGTGCGGATCTCGTTGATGCCCTGCGGGTCGAGGCCGTTGGTCGGCTCGTCGAGCACCAGCAGGCGGGGGCGTCGCAGGAGTGCGGCCGCCAGGCCGAGGCGCTGGCGCATGCCGAGGGAGTACGCCCGCACCGGGCGCATGTCGACGCTGGCCAGGCCCACGCGCTCGAGGGCCTCCTCGACCCGCTGGCCGCGGGTGCGGCGCGAGCCGTCGGGACCGGTGGCGTCGAACATCGCCAGGTTGGCGCGACCGGAGAGGTGCGGGTAGGCGCCCGGCCCCTCGACCATCGCTCCCACCCGGGGCAGCACGGACCTCGCGGACCCGGGCATCGGCTCGCCGAGCACGTCCATCTCGCCGGAGGTGGCCAGCACCAGCCCGAGCAGCATCCGCACGGTCGTGGTCTTGCCCGACCCGTTGGCGCCGAGGAAGCCGTAGACGTCGCCCTCGCGGACGTCGAGGTCGACGGCGTCGACCGCGGTCACCCGTCCGAAGCGCTTGGTGAGGGCAGCGGTGCGGATCACGCTGGGAGCACCTTCGCGGGCGGCGCTCATCCGGCCTGCTCCAGGAAGACGTAGCCGGCCAGCACGTCCCGACCGGCACGTTCGAGGGCGTCGCGGGTGAGCGTGCCCGCGAGCAGCCAGCCGCCATCACCGTCGCGGCCGGTCAGCAGCACACCGAGCGGCCCGACCGAGGCGACGGTCCGCTCCCCGTCCTGCTCGACGCCCGGGGTCAGCGTCAGCTGGTCCCGCAGGGCGCCCGCCTCGCGGTCGCGCAGCGGGATGGCGATCACCTGGGCCGTGCCCTCGCCGTAGACCCCCACAGCGCCGTCGGACGCCGGCCCCAGCGCCAGGCCGGCAGCGGTCGCGGGCGGCCGCAGGGGTGCGTACTGGTTGGCCGCGTCGGCGATGTCGAGGACGTCCTCGACCTTGACGTCGGTGGTGGCGGTGGGCTCGAAGGCGAGGATCTCGTCGGCCGGCGGGTCGGTGGAGACGGCGCTGAAGCGGCTGGTGACGGAGGGTGTGGCCTCGCCTGCGGCGTAGACCTCGACCAGGAGGGGCAGGTGGGAGTCCTGCCCGGTCCAGAGGTCGACGTGGTCGATGCTCGACAGGTCCGAGGGTGGCCGGACGCGCAGGCCCGCCGCCGACTCGCCGGCCAGTCGCCGGTTCGGGAGGGGCGACACGTCGTCGTCGGTGACGCCTCGCAGGATGCGTTCGGCCAGCACCGGTGGGACGAGGTCGCCGGGACGAGGCAGCCGGATCGCGGGGTCGCGGCTGTAGGTCGCCTCGGCCCGCTCGAAGCTCCACTCCAGAGTCGTGTCGCCGTCGCGTCGGATGTCGGTCTCGCCGGTGGTCAGCAGCCGGTCGACGCGCCAGTGCTCGGCGTCGCGCCACCACACCCGCATCGTGGTCTGCTCGCCGAAGAGGGCGGCCACGCCGCCGAACCGGTCGGCGTCCGGGAGCTGCAGGGTCCCGGTGGTCTCGACCGTCCCCGACCACTGCTGGTCGATGCCCGCGCGTGCCTGCTCCAGCAGCTCGGCCGGGCTGGCGTCGGTCCCGCCCGCGGGCAGCCAGCGTCCGACGAGGGGCGCGACGACGAGCAGGCCCACGGCCAGTGCCACCACGCACCAGCGCCCCACCCGTGTCATGCCTTCGGACAGTACGCCGACCTCCCCCACCCGCTCGGCCGGTCGATCCTCACCCGGGTCGGATCGTCACCGCGGCGGTGCTGCTGGCGCCCACCACCGGCGCGTCGGGCCCGCCGGGGATCGACAGCGGCAGCTCGAGCGGCGCGCGGAGGCGAACCGTGACCGACCGCCCGACCGGGTCGACGTCGACGGCGACCTCGATGCCGGGGAACTTCCTCCCCGCAGCGGCTCGCCCGAGGTAGTCCCGCACCGCAGCCTCGACGGCCGCCTCCTGCTGGAGCAGCCGGTCGGCGTCGAGCCCCTGCTCGTAGATGCCGGCCGACCCGAGGTCAGCGCCGTAGAGGGCCGCTCCGTCGGCGAGGTTGTCGAGCCCCTGCCGGCGGAGGTACGCCGCCGACGCGTCGACGACGACCACGACCGCCATCAGCAAGATGGCGGCGAAGCCGATGATCAGCAGGGTCACCTGCCCGCCCTCGTCGCGACCGGCCCGGTCCCTCACTCCGCTCGTCATTGGGGCGCGCTCTCGACGTACTGGCCGATGGGCACGGTGTGGGTGGCGTCCAGGGCGAACGTCGCCGCGCTCCTGCCGAGGATCGTGGGCGCGAACGGCAGCGTCACGCCCGACGTGATCCGGACCGTGATCACGGCGGTGCCGACGTGACAGTTACCGGCGGGCGCCTCGCAGGTGATGCGCACCCTTGCCCGCTGCCCGCGCGCACCCTGGTCGTCGAGCACCTGCTGCGCCGCGGCGTTGGCGCGCTGCTCACCCGTCGCGTCGTCGGGGGCGAGGGCGTACGCCCGCCCGGCTGCGCGTGCGGCCGCGCTGGTCGCGAAGGCGCCGCGCTGCACCTCGAAGACCGACAGGATGATCCAGATGATCGGCACGATCAGGATGATCGCGAGCCAGCTCAGCTCGATGAGCGCCGATCCGCGGTCGTCCCGCCTCCGCGCCGATCGCCTCACGGGGTCGCTCCGACCTCGGCGACGGCGTGCCCGGCGACGCGGACGTGGACGCCCGGGACACCCAGGCCGAGGATGCCCACGTCGGCCTCGATGACCGCCTCGTAGCCCGGCGCACCGCCGACCAGCGCCGAGCGTACGACGACGGTGCGGTCGAAGTCCTTCGAGAGGGCGCCGTCGATGAGCCCCTGCGTCTTCACCTGTCCGGCGTACGCCGACGAGCCGGCGACCGCGGCGTGGCGCGCACCCTCGGAGGCAGCCGAGGCCAGGGTGTTGCGCACGTGCAGCACGAGCGCGAGCTGCAGGATGCCGATGACCAGCGGCAGCAGGACCAGCAGCACCAGGACGAAGTCGACCACCGCGGCCCCGCGCTCGCTGGTGCGAGCGCGACGGATCACGTGCGGATCAGCCGCTCACCATCGAGAACGCCTGCTCGAGCAGCGAGCGCAGCTGGTCGCCGACGAACGGCGTCAGGGCGGCGACCACGATGGCGGTCATCAGGGTCACCATGACCCAGCCCGGGACGTCGCCGCGGTCGTCGCGCTGCCGGTCGGCCTTCGCGAGCGTCGTGAGGTGGAGGAGCAGTCCCGAGATCGACGGGTGCATGGGGTGTGTCCTTTCGTTGGTGCGATCAGGGTGCGGATCAGGGAGTGGTGAGGCGCAGGCCCAGGACGCCGGGGTAGAAGGCGAAGAGGATGGTCACCGGCAGCACGAAGAAGACGACGGGCGCCATCATCGCTATCTCCTTGCGGGCGGCGGTCTCGATCAGCAGGCGGCGGCCGGCCTCCCGGACGTCGGCGGCCTGCGCGTGGAGCACGTCGGCGAGCGGGGTCCC
This genomic interval carries:
- a CDS encoding ABC transporter ATP-binding protein; the encoded protein is MSAAREGAPSVIRTAALTKRFGRVTAVDAVDLDVREGDVYGFLGANGSGKTTTVRMLLGLVLATSGEMDVLGEPMPGSARSVLPRVGAMVEGPGAYPHLSGRANLAMFDATGPDGSRRTRGQRVEEALERVGLASVDMRPVRAYSLGMRQRLGLAAALLRRPRLLVLDEPTNGLDPQGINEIRTLLLELNREGTTVFLSSHLLGEIEQMCTRVGVLDGGRLVLQDQMDALRGPTGRTEVHTPDLDLARSLLATAHVEVEASDEASDGGGRLLVRGLEPADLNARLVEGGVRVTQLGPERRRLEDVVLAATTSGTDRFGREGARA
- a CDS encoding lipase family alpha/beta hydrolase; the protein is MAARLLPSLSPQRRRLVVGAVVLALVAVVGIVVAVVVRRGPSVEPVAQDRPGPVLLVPGFGGSTAALEVLAADLESTGRDVRIVPARGNGTGDLRVRAADLGRAVDAALAETGAPSVDVVGYSAGGVVLRLYVADLGGGSTVRRAVTLSSPHHGTDLAGLAASFGAETCPEACQQLAPDSDLLRDLNAGDETPRGPVWVALWTEDDKTVVPPTSGELDGALDYAVQSVCPDLTVGHPDVPRTPAVVAMVEAALGPEAPARPDSRVCSHELSR
- a CDS encoding pilus assembly protein TadG-related protein, translating into MRDRAGRDEGGQVTLLIIGFAAILLMAVVVVVDASAAYLRRQGLDNLADGAALYGADLGSAGIYEQGLDADRLLQQEAAVEAAVRDYLGRAAAGRKFPGIEVAVDVDPVGRSVTVRLRAPLELPLSIPGGPDAPVVGASSTAAVTIRPG
- a CDS encoding TadE/TadG family type IV pilus assembly protein, whose product is MIRRARTSERGAAVVDFVLVLLVLLPLVIGILQLALVLHVRNTLASAASEGARHAAVAGSSAYAGQVKTQGLIDGALSKDFDRTVVVRSALVGGAPGYEAVIEADVGILGLGVPGVHVRVAGHAVAEVGATP
- a CDS encoding ABC transporter permease, with the protein product MIRAELAKLLRNRRTWGTIAIIDALPTLVAVLLAITDLGPRPGTGPAFLSAVLTDGTLFPLAALAMVLPLFLPIAVALTAGEAIAGEAQQGTLRYLLIRPVGRTRLLVAKLVAVMAFVVVTVLVVAVTSYVVGLLLLGDQTVTVTGPTTSVSGTPMSTPELVGRTGLAFGYAMLCMLGVAAIALFLSTVARSPLGAAMGAMTLLVASTLLLTLDAAQALHPYLLTRHWLAFVDLFRDPIRWDDVLRGVLVQGAYVVVFLGAAWASFTTKDITD